The Acidobacteriota bacterium nucleotide sequence CGATGCACACACCGCCACCGCCGCCGGCCGGAGGACCTCCTGCCGGGGGACCGCCCTACGGCCCGACCTCGGATTCTTCCCTGCCCTGGGAGAACCGCTCGCAGGTCGGCTTCATGCCGGCTTTGATCGACTCGGTCAAGCTTTTCGTGACCTCTCCGCGCGAGGCCTACGCCCGCGCCCAGGAGAAGGGTGACTTCGTCAGCCCGCTGCTCTACGCGGTGATCATCGGCACCGTCGCGGGTATCGTCGGCCAAATCTGGGGTCTGCTGTTCCAGGGAAGTTGGATGGCGATGATGCCCGCGGAGTACCAGGACATGATGGGGCCGATGATGGCGGGAGGCGGCGCCAGCATCATCCTCACCATCGTGTTCATGCCGTTCTATATCGCCGCCTTCATGTTCGTCTGGGCGGGGATTGTCCATCTGATCTTGATGCTTTTGAAGGCGGTGGACGCTAACGTCGGATTCGAAGGAACCTTCCGCGGAGTCGCCTACTCCCAGACGGCATCGCTGGCGCAGATCGTCCCCCTCGTCGGCGGGTTGATCGCCATGGTCTGGACCATCTTTCTGTCGATCATCGGCATCGCTCGGATGCACAAGACGACCGAGGGTAAAGCGGCTGCTGGCGTGCTCATCCCGATCGGTCTGTGCTGCGCTTGTATCATCATCGCCTTCATCCTCGGCGGCGCGGCCCTGATGTCCGCCATCGGTCAGGCGGGAGGGTGAGTCCGGCCCGGCAGCTCGGTTCGATCTGGGGGGCCTTGGCGGTGGCGCTCGTCGCGCTGTCGCCGTGGGCTCCCCGCATCGCCGCGGGGCTGCCGGCCTGTCCCTGGAAGCTCTTGGCGGGGGTGCCGTGCCCCGGCTGCGGCACCACCCGCTCGGCGCTGGCCCTGGCGGAATTCGATCCCCTGGCGGCGCTGGCCGTCTCGCCGCTGGCGACCCTCGGTTGGGTGTTCTTGATCGTTGGCGGTTTGGTCGCCGGGGCGTTGGTTCTGCTCCGCCGGGAGCCGCCGATGCCTCCCGCCACGCTCACCGATCCGCAGCGCTGGG carries:
- a CDS encoding YIP1 family protein is translated as MSEPMHTPPPPPAGGPPAGGPPYGPTSDSSLPWENRSQVGFMPALIDSVKLFVTSPREAYARAQEKGDFVSPLLYAVIIGTVAGIVGQIWGLLFQGSWMAMMPAEYQDMMGPMMAGGGASIILTIVFMPFYIAAFMFVWAGIVHLILMLLKAVDANVGFEGTFRGVAYSQTASLAQIVPLVGGLIAMVWTIFLSIIGIARMHKTTEGKAAAGVLIPIGLCCACIIIAFILGGAALMSAIGQAGG
- a CDS encoding DUF2752 domain-containing protein, with translation MSPARQLGSIWGALAVALVALSPWAPRIAAGLPACPWKLLAGVPCPGCGTTRSALALAEFDPLAALAVSPLATLGWVFLIVGGLVAGALVLLRREPPMPPATLTDPQRWAVIATVVANWLYLIWSGA